The Bacillus rossius redtenbacheri isolate Brsri chromosome 5, Brsri_v3, whole genome shotgun sequence region AGTTTGAAGGTGACATCGTGTTTCCCAATGGACTGAGGCCAGCCAACGGAATTATATTTGAGTCCTGGAAGTGGAATTCTCTTCAAGTGCCTTACTTCATTGATCCTTTGTTTAGTAAGTTACAGCAACTGTCTGGCCATTTAATAGTTAGTCAATTTGAAATAATTGTACGTGTATTTTTGGCTGGTTGGATATTGATTCATCAGGCATTGCACCAAGaaagtacatttaaaaaataacatatatacatatatttttaggtCTTTAAATTATGTCAAATACTTGacagtgatttaaattgaaataattttaatttctgatGAAGAAAATATAAAGTGAATTTCCAACCCTAATATTATGATTAAATTAGAACCCTTTAAACACCAGTCCAAACAGttgtaataatgtaaatattcgGTACCctaaagtaataattaattttagtaaacaaATAGTGTATACTATTTTTAGATAATGACTTTATTCTTAGACCATAAACAAAATCATTTTCcagaaaagtataaatatttacttaattaattattcaTCAAACTTAAGAgtaacaaagataaaataaaaataagaatatataTGTCTGTAGTAACATTGATAAACCtcatatcaataaaatattaaaatttgaaaacaattaTACAATATATTATAACTGGCAAAATGATTTCCGAAAAGTGGCCCGTAACAATATAAATCATCAACTTGTAGGAGCGTAAAGAAAACAGCAAGTGTGGCTGCTTTAGAAGGTAACGGAATGAAGATGGTACATGTGTGTGCAGCCAGGGCTCAGAGGGCGGTGATCCTGGGAGCCATCGACGAGTACCACCGCCGGACGTGTATCAGGTTCCGGCCCTACGTGAGGACTGACCCGGACTACGTGTACATCACTGGCAACTTCAGCGGCTGCTACTCCTACATCGGCAGGGTTGCCAATGTGCGTCTGCTAAGTTACAAATATAATGCACATATTACACACGGATAGTCTCAGTTTTGGCATTACCGATAATTCgactaacaaaaatatttcactATTTAACCTACGTATGATGTACTGTGCAGGGGCAGATTCTAAACTTGGAGTACAATGGTGGCTGCGTGTTCCACGACACAGTACTCCATGAACTTCTGCACGCCTTGGGTTTCTATCACATGCAGAGCACATCTAAACGTGACAACCATGTCACTATCCTCTGGGACAATATCATGACAGGTAAACTAATTCATTACCTTCTTTGCCTTTAAAACATTGGTTTCGCATATGCAAACTCTTATTGAATTTGAAGAAGagaactttaaatttaaaataacgcATACATTTTAAAACGAAAGTGCATTTTATATTACTGTGTGTTTGTTTTCGTACACGTAAATTTCTTTTGTATTTATATATCAGTATTAAAGATGTTAAATACTTTGTAAACACTTAAAAccttacatattaattatttttattttatttcactcatTAAAATTAAGAGCGTGTtatgaaagccattttttttttacaggattcgAACACAATTTTGAAATCTACAACACAACTGATTTCGGCACGCCTTATGACTATATCAGCACTATGCACTACAGTAGATTTGCTTTCTCTTCAAACGGACAGCCAACCATTGAATCTAAGGTAATTGTTGTCGTTATTTTTTATGCTttctacttttattttatttttacttgagTAACATCGTAGAAATTTGATATTAGAAAAAGATTTTTTGTAGTTTCTTAATGATACAGTGATGTCTTGAATGTTCCGTTCAAGTTGTTTAGTAAGATAAAAGTTTCGTTAGCCACCAGTTAATTTGgtaagaaaaaataacaaaaaagtcaaaaaataatttgcatgTTTTTTAATTCGTAAagagtttttaataaaatatattcgaCTTAATAACTAAACTAATAAATTCTATATGGATGAATTTGAACATACTCAATTTTGcattagttaaaaattaaattattacatcCATCTTCGCATAAAAAAACCGGTTGATGTCCGATTAAATACCTTTCTTTCATTATTTGAATAACTTGGGTCATAATTAGGAATTACTACGACATGCCATGTTcaggaatttttttcctttaattgttttttttaaaagaggtcGTTGCATGGAATATTAATGAAACGTTAATGTTAGAtaactgtattaaaaataaactttaacaaAGATATCATTTCCTGTTTACTTAAGTTTAATGGAAATAAACTGAAGCCAATGCGAAATcagaaaatattatgtttttaataaccatattttttactattttgttGCAGCAAGGCCACAGTTCACTGGGAACCGCAAAGAATCTGACTGATCTAGACATCTTCAAGCTCCACACTCTGTATGGCTGCCGCACTTAAGATGACCATGTAAACATTTCCTTGGCaaaatatttttcgcttttaaaCCACGCGAATTTCTGAGATTCGTAGAGCATTCTTATAAGGAAACTGAATTATCTGCTGTATTTATGTAAGAGTAgttttgaaatgtcttgtttaaACTGTGCAAATAAAGAAATAGATTCATAATTGTTGTGGTTTTTATATCCTTAATTAAATCAAAAaaacatgttataaaaaaaataaaacccacaAACACACATTAAGAGAAGCAAACGTTAATATACAAAGGTGGCAACATTTTACAGTGTGAAATATTCTGTGGGATGAAAGCACATTTAAATGGCCTAACACTCGGTAAGCTTTTTAATTACATTGTgtgtttttaatatattacctttGGATGAAGCGGATTCCAAACTTATACTTATTTAGAAGAACTTACTTTCTTAAACCCTTATATTGGCAGAatttagaattattaaaaataaaagctgACCATTTACCTCATTGTATACATTATTTATGCGTTTCTGTCAATTTATTTGCTTTGAAATTGATATTCTTCGtaattaattcaaacaaatttctcTTGTTTTACCCATATTgaagtatattttaaaatgatttttgtatCGTTTATAATTTTTGTAGATAAGTTTTACTTCCCACTTAGTGAACTTAAGAGTTATGagtttttgattttaaaacttcgcAGTCAAATATCGAGAATTTTCAATAAATACATCATGTGTCTATTGCCGTGATAATTTTTGTACTGTAATCTGTAATGGATATTTTTCAAAACTAAaccttatttttttgtaaaatagcaAAAAATTTCTTTCTGTAGTAACCATTACCATTGTCCGACTCAGGGAagaatttttaatacatatattttattttatgttctatagaccataaaatccatCGTCTTCGCTAAAGTTTTTTATACTTTGTAAAGgcttgtatatttataaattcaAACCTTCAATAGAAACGATAACTGCTTTAATTTGGCAGACATCaatttcaaactgatacatagaataaattaatgaacaaaaTCCGATCAAGGGGGTAGAACGAGAAAAGGTTTTAACAACAGAAATAAATCACTAAAGCTCACTTATTTGACAAATGTCGCATCCGTATGTAGTTATTACATCTcattggaaaaattctaaaatcatTTTTGTATACCATTTTTTAATTCGACTATCCATAACTGCAAGTGGTGGAAAAACCCGTGtttggagaacaaaaaaaaaaattactaaatcccTTTGTTGGCACACTTACAAATACGTTTagattgtttgtaaaaaaaacctggtaaatgttattttaaacttttgtttaaaacaaatttttattagacCAACCATTGCTTAATTGCGTCAAATAACAAGATATAATATAAATTACCAaaacaaaataagaaaaatttcattATATAAAACAAACCACATTTATCCGTTTTTATTAATTGTGAACCATTACATTTTaaccaaaacaaaaatttcaaattaattttcatGCAAAAAGTTATTACTGCAAGGGTTGGGAAAACAGGGATTGCAGGGAAAAAAATTTCGTAACTCTCATACTAGGCACACTGAGAAATTCgtcttaaattgtttttaaaactaataaatacttaaaaactttGACAGAAACATTATTTGGCACAAGCAACCAATGTTGCAAATGGTAGAATAAACCGAGTCTCAAGGAAAGAAACTAATCACTCCATAATTTATTAAGTACACTATCAATTCGGTAAAAATTACTgttaatctttaaaatattagctacaacttttttctgaaacaaactTTCATTAAACATACAATCATTTAAAAGGTTAAAAACACAGGGATGTAAATAAGAAAATCATAACTTTCCttcaaagtaaaatataaaactgtGGTTACTTATATTAAACcttttaaaaatgaacaaattatttcatttaaaaatttagaTGACTTACTATTACTACAAAGAATTGAAATATAATAATTGAAGGACAAAACCAATCGAAAATCTTTCATTTAGTATTCAACTGAATTCTTCACGATTACATGTAAAAATCTGATTATACTCAAAAGCTTTTAGCTgatacaatttttgatgagacgatATTTTACGACAAGGAATTAAAAAAGTGggatttgaaaattaaaacaatactcAACCCTTTTTTACTACGCACACAATTAAATTCGTTCGAACATATTTTAAACCTTTAAATTATATGATAGTCTTAGAGGAGATTACACAtgaaaaattaaatgacaaattGCCTTAGTCCAAAATAGATTTTTGTATGACCATTCATAAGTGTCAGCGATGCAATATGattcttatatataaaaatataggtaCATTATAAGGAATAGTATGTAATAAGTTATAATTTCTTAAATGCTACCTGcagtaaattaaatatacatattataaATTGTTTCGCCTCATTAAACATAAGAAAATGCTTCATTGAAATTTTGTAGGATTATAGAGTcagttttaaaactgttattaaaaGTTGTTACAATTTTCCTGAACCGGAAccactataaaaatattattttaaaactctttaaagaaatttacaaattaaataaaaaaattacctcatTTTGAAATGGATTTTAGTGTCCCTGGTGTGAATCTGAAGAGGTAGGTCTGCTTAGTAAGATATAAATTTTATGTTCGGAAAAATTCATTGATAATCATAAAaaagatatttaaataaaaaacacgtTTTCGGGTTCAACTTTTTCTGTTTGGCTACCGGCGGATGTACTTTTTAAATAAGTCATCATATTCGTCCTCCACAATATTAACCCGCCGATTGACCCTACCAATACATCCCTGGCATAAATTACTTCCGTTATTCTGACTTTAAGACAGACATCTAGAATCCACCATATTAATTGTGTGACGttatattgtaatatatttaCCTTCTTAAATACAAAAGTGTAAATTGTGTCAGATATATTGTCGGTCATTTTGGCCATCGTAAAATAATTGGTAACTTTCTTCCAAAAATgtcggaaaaaattcaaaaattaataatcaataatatcaataatttatgaattcatctatttataagAGTCAATGGTTAGATCCTTCGTCAACCcaaaaaagtaataacattaTTCTTCCCCACTGCAAACATCGACTCTATAAACGAAAATTTTCCCGGCGGGATAAATAACCTACTCAGATTATGACTGCCATGAAGTCTGTATCCGGTGCACTTTTAAATATAAGATTGCCAACTAAATGCATATAGACCAATCATCTTCGAACTATTGTTGTTCTTCATGAATATGTGTTATGCATTTCAAACGAGacataaaaatttcaaacataaaGGCCAAACGCCTCCGATGTGGAAGGCCATCTTTGAGGACACACTCAAAACAGCTTAACGCCTACGAGAATAAAGTCAAGATTCCCCCCAAAAAGACAAAACTACAGTATAGACAAACCCTGAAGTATTTTATATTAAGTGCAGTCTTCTTCCTAGCGTTAACACAAAAGAAAATTTCATTTTTGACCATGGAGTATTAAAGTGACCACACTCATTAAATTAAAGTGTAATATTGCATATATTTAAAACCTCTGAAGAAATTACTGAACTTCTAAAAATTATAGACTCTTTACTTAGAAGAAAAACACAAACCATTAATTATATTATCTTTACCTGCCTATCGCTTTAAATCTTATACCATCGTAAAATGATAATTGTATCATATAGTTACCAGTCGTATGTTGTCGAATATTACCAATCGTATCAGGGATTGGTGCAACAGCATAAtattagaaaaatttttttgttaatgattcagctgtaATAGAAAATGTTAAGCGTTCTGGtgtaaagttaatatttttattatttttcaaaccaaAGTTATGgtcaattttctgtaattttcaaAATACCTGAATAATTCAAAAACTATGAAGAATTTAGTAGTAAGACTTTCGTAGGTACAGAGTAAAACAAAGAGATTTGATTAAAACcataattttattgtatatgtaGGTAGTCATTAACTTAGTGTTTTAACgattttaattgtaataaattagCTGTTATAAAATAACATGATATTCATTTACAAGGTTTTTATGCATTCAcgtttcaattaaaatttaaaatccttTCATTCTGTCgtctgaatgattgactttattttaattttattttattgtaattggaCCTTAGGTACAATGGTAGTGACCAGAGTTTAGACGACGTGTAATATCGGTGACAACGTGTGGCCAAGCACTCTGGATTGTGGAGACACCTTTGGGCAGTTTTCCGAACTTTTTGCAACCAGTGCTTTCTCTCGACTCCGCCCTGCGCCGGCCCTCTGTTGTTGACGAATGGGAAACGGGAGAATAAAAATTACACCTGTTTGAAGGTCAACGCACTATTTTTTAGTAGGCAATATAACGTGTTTGGTGTAGCATACAAGAACAGCTCGTATTACTATCAGCTGCAGGGACAACTCATCATTTGTAGTGCAAAGTACGCTACTCCTGTTTTATTTTGCGATT contains the following coding sequences:
- the LOC134532198 gene encoding astacin-like → MATVTLKLVTRYKSALKHRRQAVGQEAVYKLEARSCRLSVETQQLKMALVSALVVAMLAAAATGQFQPRPATEDVPPFPPNGPPASSKLTAGRLFLGGDLSEAQKKQHAWERSGQFEGDIVFPNGLRPANGIIFESWKWNSLQVPYFIDPLFTRAQRAVILGAIDEYHRRTCIRFRPYVRTDPDYVYITGNFSGCYSYIGRVANGQILNLEYNGGCVFHDTVLHELLHALGFYHMQSTSKRDNHVTILWDNIMTGFEHNFEIYNTTDFGTPYDYISTMHYSRFAFSSNGQPTIESKQGHSSLGTAKNLTDLDIFKLHTLYGCRT